The genomic region GGTCGATCATGAAATGAACGCTACGTGACGAGAAGGTCGCCGCTTGTCACCCACACGGGTGCAAGTGGCGCGCGCCGTACGCGCGTCGAGCCCACCGCGCACCGCACCGGGCGGCCCCGCGCACTCCCCTCACGACACCGCCGCCGGCACCCGCGCCGCCACCCGCGACCGGGTCACCACCAACTGCCCCTCCTGCGGATACGCGTGCCAGGTCCGCCAGCGCACCTGACCCTCCGTCCGCTGCGCGAGCATCGCGGTGAAGGCGTACGGGCTGCCGGGAAACGTCCCCACCAGTCCGTGCGGATGGTCGGTCACCAGCGCGAGCAACTCCTGCGCACGCCCCGCGAACGAGCCCTCCGAGAGCGTCTCGACGCGCGCGGCGAATTCGTAGTCCCAGTCGCCCAGGCTCTCGGCGACCCCCAGCGGCAGCGGCGTGCTGCTGCCCGGCAGGCAGGCGACGGTCTCGGAGCACGTACGTCGCTCCTCCTCCAGCAGCACCTGATGAGAGGCGCCGAGCAGCCTCAACTGAACTTTTGCGCCCGCCAGTTCGAGGTCGAGTACGGCGAGGGCGGGCAGCGGCTCCCGCCCGAGCGTCCATGCCAGATCAGCGGCTCGGGTATCGGAGTAGGCGGTCTGGAGGGTTGTGAGCATGGATCGGCTCCGCAAAACACACAGGGACACATGGACGGGAGGCACCCCCGTGCCGGCGCAGGCGGGGGAGGAGGAGCCCGATCCGGCCCAACTGGGGTCCGCCCAACTGGGGTCCGGGGGCTGAATGTTCTCTACAACGATGCAATCACGAAGTACGTCGCACTCACAGCGTTTTTACCCAACTTGCCGTGGTTTCCATCCCTCAGGGGGCAGGACGGTTCACGTGTTCCAGCACGCCCAACAAAAAGGTGTCCGGGGGGAGTTAGGCCCCACCGGACACCTCAGGCGCACCCGCCCCGCCCCCCGTACGGGACGGGCGAACCCGTCTCAGTTACCGCCGCCACCGCCGCAGCCGCCACCACCACCGCAGCTGCTGCTGCTGCCGCCGCCGCCCCCGCAGGAATGCCCGCCGGAGTCACCGCCGCCGCTGTCCCCGGCCCACCAGCTGCCCGAGCTCCCTCCGGAGCCCCCTCCCGAGCCGCTGTCGGAACTGCGGCGTCCACTGCGCCCGGCGCGCGACGACGGCGCCCTTCCGCGGCCACCGGATCCCGAGGCGAGGGCGGCGATGCCCACCACCACGATCACCAGGAACACGATGAAGAAGAACAACTCCATCGACCTCACATCCTTCTGTCCCCCGAAGCGAGGTCCCCGCTTCTCGACTGACCGTTG from Streptomyces sp. QL37 harbors:
- a CDS encoding DUF2617 family protein, giving the protein MLTTLQTAYSDTRAADLAWTLGREPLPALAVLDLELAGAKVQLRLLGASHQVLLEEERRTCSETVACLPGSSTPLPLGVAESLGDWDYEFAARVETLSEGSFAGRAQELLALVTDHPHGLVGTFPGSPYAFTAMLAQRTEGQVRWRTWHAYPQEGQLVVTRSRVAARVPAAVS